The following proteins are co-located in the Lichenicola cladoniae genome:
- a CDS encoding BRO family protein: MTDLSAFTSEGTTVRVTVIGGQPWYLLPDLCDALDLGPAASAAVHLAPEARTMIRGTGEVGPVPAVTEQGMIALALRAESLTGHRNRRWLLDQVQPAARQIVSLGEPAGLTIITTATATPEGITSLDTPQQGEHLRILAQAPEDPPAPLPLGMSLAVVSTGQAEPAAGGLMPFSFGDRPVRAVTRGGAPWFVLADVCRVLEIANSRHAATRLDDDEKGVVSSDTPGGDQEMTIINESGLYSLVLTSRKPEAKVFKRWITSEVIPAIRRTGGYMVARPEETREQILARAVLVAQETINRSDAQIAEMAPKVEALERIAGAAGAMSVTDAGKILGMGQEAIFALMQRHGWLFKRAHGQTWLGYQDKVTSGHLDHRVTITTKEERETVRRQVLVTAKGLTALAALVQRKARAA, translated from the coding sequence ATGACCGACCTATCCGCCTTCACGTCCGAAGGAACGACCGTCCGCGTCACCGTCATCGGCGGCCAGCCGTGGTACCTGCTTCCCGACCTGTGCGATGCCCTCGACCTGGGCCCGGCGGCCAGCGCCGCGGTTCATCTCGCCCCCGAGGCGCGGACCATGATTCGCGGCACCGGTGAGGTCGGACCGGTGCCAGCTGTGACGGAGCAGGGGATGATCGCCCTTGCGCTCCGCGCCGAGAGCCTGACAGGGCATCGCAACCGGCGTTGGTTGCTCGACCAGGTGCAGCCGGCGGCGCGGCAGATCGTCAGCCTCGGTGAGCCAGCCGGCCTGACGATCATCACCACGGCCACCGCCACGCCGGAGGGTATCACCAGTCTTGATACCCCTCAGCAAGGGGAGCACCTGCGCATCCTCGCGCAGGCCCCCGAGGATCCCCCGGCGCCATTGCCGCTCGGAATGAGCTTGGCCGTCGTTTCGACGGGTCAGGCCGAGCCAGCCGCCGGCGGTCTGATGCCGTTCTCGTTCGGCGACAGGCCGGTCCGGGCGGTCACGCGCGGCGGCGCCCCGTGGTTCGTCCTCGCCGATGTCTGCCGGGTGCTGGAGATCGCCAACAGCCGGCACGCGGCAACCAGGTTGGATGACGATGAGAAGGGTGTCGTCAGTAGCGACACCCCCGGCGGCGACCAGGAAATGACCATCATCAACGAGTCTGGCCTGTACTCGCTGGTGCTGACCAGCCGGAAGCCGGAGGCGAAGGTGTTCAAGCGCTGGATCACCAGCGAGGTCATTCCGGCGATCCGGCGCACCGGCGGCTACATGGTCGCGCGACCGGAGGAGACGCGGGAACAAATCCTGGCCCGGGCGGTGCTGGTCGCGCAGGAGACGATCAATCGATCGGACGCACAGATTGCGGAGATGGCGCCGAAGGTCGAGGCACTGGAACGGATCGCGGGCGCAGCTGGCGCGATGAGCGTTACCGACGCCGGGAAGATCCTGGGGATGGGCCAGGAGGCGATCTTTGCACTGATGCAAAGGCATGGATGGCTGTTCAAGCGGGCGCACGGCCAGACCTGGCTCGGCTACCAGGACAAGGTGACCAGCGGGCACCTCGACCATCGGGTGACGATCACCACCAAGGAGGAGCGCGAGACGGTGCGGCGCCAGGTGCTGGTGACTGCGAAGGGCCTGACGGCGCTGGCTGCGCTGGTCCAGCGCAAGGCGCGGGCGGCGTAG
- a CDS encoding transcriptional regulator, with amino-acid sequence MARAALKLGVRELASAAKVSPATVTRIEGDNPANAATLAALRATLEAAGVEFTNGDAPGVRLKTATGSDA; translated from the coding sequence ATGGCCCGGGCTGCGCTGAAGCTTGGAGTTCGCGAGCTGGCATCTGCCGCGAAGGTATCTCCAGCGACTGTCACGAGGATCGAAGGCGACAATCCTGCCAACGCAGCCACCCTCGCTGCGCTGCGCGCTACGCTGGAGGCCGCTGGTGTAGAGTTCACCAATGGTGACGCTCCTGGAGTCAGGCTGAAGACCGCAACTGGTTCAGACGCCTGA
- a CDS encoding tyrosine-type recombinase/integrase, with protein sequence MASTHKRTWTNKAGTKKAAFEVRYFDETGAQRSKSFDRKREADDFAFHIQTGIREGRRITARGTITVLQVAEEFLGAAEARRRDRRRMGESHLRGTTSMVRNHILPSFGTRAISHLKWTEVDRWARALGAEKKLAPSTVKRVMHFFKVLFDFAIRRQYVSGNAVQEAMKDWRGVRVDPVRQFAIEDVRTLIETAALGFTNAHKRNIAMLRVVIQLAAFCGLRYGEIMGLRWEDVDVAARVLHVRHNLTAWDELKDPKTRAGLRDVPLPQAVANLFVDWQRHYVANDRGLVFRTPSGKQIAANGFHGTHWKPLLVRAGLAPKAGEPWLHFHALRHFAASMMIDGGLPVTDVASLLGHAKFDMTLQVYAHPIAGGHRRHEALERMTAAFSQPDFRIVSHEPAKALETKA encoded by the coding sequence ATGGCCAGCACACACAAACGGACCTGGACGAACAAGGCGGGGACCAAGAAAGCCGCCTTCGAGGTCCGCTACTTCGACGAAACAGGGGCGCAGAGGTCGAAATCGTTCGATCGCAAGCGTGAGGCGGACGACTTTGCGTTTCACATCCAAACCGGGATCCGCGAAGGGCGGCGCATCACGGCGCGCGGCACGATCACGGTCCTGCAGGTCGCCGAGGAGTTCTTAGGGGCGGCAGAAGCGAGACGCCGGGACCGCCGCCGGATGGGGGAAAGCCACCTGCGCGGGACCACGTCCATGGTCCGGAACCATATCCTGCCTTCGTTCGGAACACGGGCCATTTCCCACTTGAAATGGACAGAGGTCGATCGTTGGGCCCGGGCGCTCGGTGCGGAGAAGAAGCTGGCGCCTTCGACGGTGAAGCGCGTGATGCACTTCTTCAAGGTCCTGTTCGATTTCGCGATCCGCCGTCAGTACGTGTCCGGAAACGCGGTGCAGGAGGCGATGAAGGATTGGCGTGGCGTGCGGGTCGACCCCGTCCGCCAGTTCGCCATTGAGGACGTGCGGACGCTGATCGAGACCGCGGCGCTGGGCTTCACCAACGCGCACAAGCGGAACATCGCGATGCTGCGGGTCGTGATCCAGCTCGCCGCGTTCTGCGGCTTGCGCTACGGCGAGATCATGGGGCTGCGCTGGGAGGACGTCGACGTCGCGGCTCGGGTCCTGCACGTCCGGCATAACCTGACCGCCTGGGACGAGCTCAAGGACCCGAAGACTCGAGCCGGGCTGCGCGACGTGCCGCTGCCGCAGGCGGTCGCCAACCTCTTCGTCGATTGGCAGCGGCACTATGTCGCCAACGATCGCGGCCTGGTGTTTCGCACCCCAAGCGGCAAACAGATCGCGGCGAACGGGTTTCACGGCACCCACTGGAAGCCGCTACTGGTCCGCGCTGGGCTTGCGCCCAAGGCCGGCGAACCTTGGCTGCACTTCCATGCGCTGCGCCATTTCGCCGCGAGCATGATGATCGATGGCGGACTGCCGGTGACCGATGTCGCGTCGCTGCTCGGCCACGCAAAATTCGACATGACGCTGCAGGTGTACGCCCATCCGATCGCTGGCGGGCACCGTCGCCACGAGGCGCTGGAACGGATGACGGCGGCGTTTTCGCAACCTGACTTTCGCATAGTTTCGCATGAGCCTGCTAAGGCATTGGAAACAAAGGCGTGA
- a CDS encoding Y-family DNA polymerase has product MRRVISLWLPTWPTDRLRRHRCADVPADVPLVTRSHDGRRMVIAAACSAARGLLLHAGMPLAHARAMVPGLTVVDATPDEDAEALRRLAAWCLRLSPMTAADEPDGVWIDATGCTHLQDGEHAMLAQLSEHLARHGLTARLAIADTPGAAHAIARFGSDPTTIIGMGLHAEALADLPIEALRIDTDTAGGLRRLGLERVGQLATTPRAPLARRFGNGLLTRLDQASGRVREPIQPVLPPDTISIRRTFVEPLSTPEAFVTVILVLVTEACTLLEQRGQGARQLDLIFERTDASLQVVRIGTARPARDIRHLARLLDERIEEVDPGPGVEAMRLVLPLVEPLSYAQRPGGLAPDGAPEADLSELIDRLVNRLGPGKVYRMQSVESDVPERSQQAVSVYTPLVPAGRISPWPRPIRLLGQPEPIETLAMLPDHPPKAFTWRKVRHRVLHVNGG; this is encoded by the coding sequence ATGCGCAGGGTCATCTCGCTCTGGCTCCCCACATGGCCAACCGACCGGCTGCGGCGGCACCGCTGCGCCGACGTGCCGGCTGATGTGCCGCTGGTCACCCGTAGCCATGACGGACGCCGGATGGTGATCGCTGCCGCCTGCTCCGCTGCCCGTGGACTCTTGCTGCACGCCGGCATGCCACTGGCGCATGCGCGGGCGATGGTGCCCGGCCTTACAGTGGTCGATGCCACCCCGGACGAGGACGCCGAGGCCCTGCGACGATTGGCGGCCTGGTGCCTGCGGCTGTCGCCGATGACCGCCGCCGACGAACCTGATGGAGTCTGGATCGACGCCACCGGATGCACGCATCTGCAGGACGGCGAACATGCGATGCTGGCGCAGTTGTCCGAACACTTAGCGCGGCATGGACTGACGGCGCGGTTGGCCATCGCCGACACGCCGGGAGCTGCGCATGCGATTGCCCGCTTTGGTTCGGATCCCACCACCATCATCGGGATGGGGCTGCATGCGGAGGCCCTGGCCGACCTGCCGATCGAGGCCCTGCGGATCGACACCGACACGGCAGGCGGGCTGCGTCGGCTGGGGCTAGAGCGTGTCGGCCAGCTGGCAACAACACCGCGCGCACCGCTGGCGCGTCGGTTCGGCAACGGGCTGCTGACCCGGCTCGATCAGGCATCTGGCCGGGTGCGCGAGCCGATCCAGCCTGTGCTGCCGCCGGACACGATCTCGATCCGCCGCACCTTCGTCGAGCCGCTCTCGACCCCGGAGGCCTTCGTTACGGTGATCTTGGTGCTGGTCACCGAAGCCTGCACGCTGTTGGAGCAGCGTGGGCAGGGTGCCCGGCAGCTGGACCTGATATTCGAGCGCACCGATGCATCGCTGCAGGTGGTTCGGATCGGCACCGCCCGCCCGGCGCGCGACATCCGCCATCTGGCCCGGCTGCTGGATGAGCGCATCGAGGAGGTCGATCCCGGCCCGGGTGTCGAAGCGATGCGGCTGGTGCTGCCGCTGGTTGAGCCGCTGTCCTACGCCCAGCGCCCGGGCGGGCTGGCCCCGGACGGCGCACCGGAAGCGGACCTGTCCGAGCTGATCGACCGGCTGGTGAACCGGCTCGGACCGGGCAAGGTCTATCGCATGCAGTCGGTGGAGAGCGACGTGCCGGAGCGCTCGCAGCAGGCGGTGTCGGTCTACACGCCGCTCGTCCCCGCCGGGCGGATTTCGCCCTGGCCGCGACCGATCCGGCTGCTCGGCCAGCCGGAGCCGATCGAGACGCTGGCGATGCTGCCGGACCATCCGCCCAAGGCCTTCACCTGGCGCAAGGTGCGTCACCGCGTCCTGCATGTCAACGGCGGTTGA
- a CDS encoding ImuA family protein — translation MQKIAVADLRSQIASLERGAGRQRDEAVLPLGVAPIDRHLPGGGLTLGAVHELAGGGPEVEQGAAPALFAAGLLARRPGPVLWILGKHDLFSAGLAQAGLDPARLVLVQARQNALQAMEEGLRHPDLAGVVCELEGKLDLVASRRLQLAAEASDVLGLVLRRSRRFNDPALIAPSAASTRWRITGVPSPPPLAHAPEGAGVGRPLWHLELLRCRGAEPASWIVEGCNAQGHLALAPHMANRPAAAAPLRRRAG, via the coding sequence ATGCAGAAAATTGCTGTTGCCGACCTCCGGTCGCAGATCGCTTCCCTCGAGCGCGGGGCAGGCCGGCAGCGTGACGAGGCCGTGCTGCCGCTCGGGGTCGCGCCGATCGACCGGCATCTGCCTGGCGGTGGCCTGACCCTCGGCGCGGTCCACGAACTCGCTGGCGGTGGCCCGGAAGTCGAGCAGGGTGCCGCTCCTGCCTTGTTCGCCGCCGGCCTGCTGGCCCGTCGGCCCGGCCCGGTGCTGTGGATCCTTGGCAAACACGACCTGTTTTCCGCCGGCCTAGCCCAGGCCGGTCTCGATCCGGCCCGGCTCGTGCTGGTGCAGGCGCGGCAGAATGCCTTGCAGGCGATGGAGGAAGGGCTGCGTCATCCCGATCTTGCGGGAGTAGTGTGTGAACTCGAGGGCAAGCTGGACCTGGTCGCCTCACGGCGCCTGCAGTTGGCGGCCGAAGCCTCCGACGTGCTCGGGCTGGTGCTGCGCCGCAGTCGTCGCTTCAACGACCCAGCACTCATCGCCCCCTCAGCCGCCTCGACGCGCTGGCGCATCACCGGCGTGCCGTCGCCGCCGCCGCTGGCGCATGCACCGGAGGGCGCCGGTGTCGGCCGGCCGCTCTGGCATCTCGAGCTGCTGCGCTGTCGCGGCGCCGAACCCGCATCCTGGATTGTTGAAGGCTGCAATGCGCAGGGTCATCTCGCTCTGGCTCCCCACATGGCCAACCGACCGGCTGCGGCGGCACCGCTGCGCCGACGTGCCGGCTGA